AAAGAACAAATCAAAGAAATAGTCAAAAAAGAAGATGTCAAATTTATCAGGCTACAATTTACCGATATTTTTGGCGCTTTAAAAAATGTCGCGATTACTCCCAGCCAATTAGACAAGGCCTTAAATAACCAGTGTATGTTTGACGGCTCTTCCATAGAAGGTTTTGTGAGGATAGAAGAGTCCGATATGAACCTAAGACCCGATCTTGACACTTTTGTGGTCTTTCCTTGGCGCACCCCGCAAGGCAAAGTCGCGAGACTGATTTGCGATATTTATAAGCATGACGGAACGCCTTTTGAGGGCGATCCCAGATATATCCTAAAAAAAGTTATAAAAGACCTAAACCAAATGGGATATACCGCCAATGTCGGACCCGAATGCGAATTTTTCTTGTTCCATTTAGACGAAAACAACCAACCCACTTTGCATTCTAACGATAGGGCGGGATATTTTGACATTTCGCCGGCCGACCTTGGCAGCGGCGCGCGGCGCGACATGTGCATAATGTTGGAGGAAATGGGCTTTGAGATAGAGGCTTCCCACCATGAAGTCGCCAACGCCCAGCACGAGATAGACTTCAAATACGCCGACGCGCTTACCACGGCCGACAATATAGTCACCTTCAAATTGGTGGTCAAGACTATAGCGCAATGGCACGGTTTATACGCCACATTTATGCCCAAGCCCAAACAGGATATAGCGGGCAGCGGCATGCATATCAATATGTCGCTTTTTAAAGACGGCCAAAACGTTTTTTATGACCAAAAAGATTCAATAGGCCTTAGCCAAATCGCGTATTCGTTTATAGCAGGGATATTGGAGCGCATAGAGCCAATAACGCCTATAACCAACCCGTTGGTGAATAGTTACAAAAGGCTTGTTTCGGGCTATGAGGCGCCTGTCCATATAGCGTGGAGTTGCGCAAACCGCAGCCCCCTTATAAGAATACCTTCCACTAGGGAACTTAGCACGCGCGTGGAATTAAGAAGCCCCGACCCTTCTTGCAACCCCTATTTAGCCTTGGCGTTGTGCATAGCCGCGGGCGCGGACGGCATAAAGCGCGGGCTTACCCCGCCGCCGCCCATAAACTCCAATATTTACGCCATGAGCAAGGAAAGCAGGATGCTTAACAATATTAAGACCTTGCCGGTTGATTTGGAAGACGCTATCAACATTATGGAAAAAGACCAATGGGTCAAAAGCGTGCTAGGCGACCATGTCTTTTATAAATACATAGAAGCCAAAAAAGCCGAATGGAGCGAATACCGCACAAGAGTTACAGAATGGGAAATAGCCAATTATTTGGGCAGATATTAGCAAAAAATTTTTTGGCGGGCTTATAAAACTTTATATTGATTTTTGCAAAAAATTTTTTGTGATAAAAAAGAGTTGACAAAAATTATCAAACATATTAATGTTTTGAATGCATGATAAAATCTAGAAATTGAGGCTTTAATGAGATTTACTAAAATGCACGGGGCGGGAAACGACTATATATATGTAGACGCCCAAAAAGAAAAAATAACCAATCCATCCATATTAGCGCAAAAACTATCCCATAGACATTTTGGAATAGGCGGCGACGGCTTGGTGTTGATATGTCCGTCCGATAAGGCCGATTTTAGAATGCGGATGTTTAACAGCGACGGGAGCGAGGCCGAAATGTGCGGCAACGCCATCCGTTGCGTAGCCAAGTATGTTTATGACAAAAAAATGACCTCAAAAAAATCTATCGCCATAGAAACCTTGAGCGGCATCAAAAACATAGATTTGATTTTTGACGGCTTGGGCAATGTTACGGGCGCGGCCGTGGATATGGGCAAGCCTATATTTGACCCCAAATTAATCCCTGTGGCGATGGACGGCGATAAGATTATCAACATGCCCTTAGAAGTTGACGGGCAAATATATAATGTAACTTGTCTTAGCATGGGCAATCCGCATTGCGCGGTCTTTTTGGACGATATTCAGAGCTTGGACCTTAACCGGCTTGGCCCTAAGTTTGAAAACCACAAGGTTTTTCCCAAAAGAGTCAATACCGAGTTTATTAAAGTAATTGACCGAGATAACATTGAGCTAAGGGTTTTTGAGCGCGGCGCGGGCGAGACGCTTGCTTGCGGCACAGGCGCTTGCGCGGCCGCTGTTGCTTCTTTTCTTAATGGTTATACTAATGATGAAGTTAATGTCAGCTTAAAAGGCGGACAACTAAAGATAAAATACGGTAACACGATTATCATGACGGGTAACGCGGTTACGGTTTTTGAAGGAGAGATTGATGTTTGGTATTAACGGTAATTTTTTGAAACTGGCAAATAATTATTTATTTGCTATTGTAAATAACAAAGCAAAAGATTACGAAAAGGCAAATCCTGACAAAAAAGTCATTAGGCTTGGCATAGGCGACGCCGTGTTGCCTTTGGCCCCGGCCGTAGTGGACGCTATGGTAAAGGCCTCGCAGGAAATGGGCAAGGCGGAGACGTTTAGAGGCTATCCGCCCTATCAAGGCTATGACTTTTTGCTAAAAGCCATTGTGGAAAACGACTACAAGGCCCGAGGCATTGACATCGCAACGGACGAGGTGTTTGTAAGTGACGGCGCTAAGAGCGATTGCAGCAATATTTTGGACTTGTTTTCAATTGACAACAGGATAGCCGTTCAAGATCCCGTTTATCCTGTGTATGTGGATTCCAATGTCATTGACGGCAGGGCAGGGCGCGCCCGTCCCAACGGCAGCTATAACAAAGTTATCTATTTGCCGTGCGTTGAGTCCAACGGCTTTATGCCCGAGTTTCCGGAGCGCCAGCCCGATATAATATACCTTAATTTCCCCAATAACCCCACGGGCGCAATGGCGGACTTTGACACCCTAAAGCGTTGGGTGGATTACGCTTTGGAAATTGGCGCTATTATTTTGTATGACGGCGCGTATGAGGCGTTTATTACCGAAGACAAGCCCAGAAGCATTTATGAAATACCCAACGCCAAAAAATGCGCCATAGAATTTAGAAGTTTTTCAAAAACGGCGGGCTTTACGGGCGTTAGATGCGCTTATGTCGTCATTCCCAAAGAGCTAAGAGCAAGCGGCGTATCCCTAAACGAGCTATGGTATAGACGCCAAGCCACTAAGTTTAACGGCGTGTCTTATATCGTGCAGAGGGCGGCTGAGGCTGTTTATTCGCCCGAAGGCAAGCGCCAAACAAAAGAAAACATTAATTA
This is a stretch of genomic DNA from Clostridiales bacterium. It encodes these proteins:
- the glnA gene encoding type I glutamate--ammonia ligase encodes the protein MKEIVKKEDVKFIRLQFTDIFGALKNVAITPSQLDKALNNQCMFDGSSIEGFVRIEESDMNLRPDLDTFVVFPWRTPQGKVARLICDIYKHDGTPFEGDPRYILKKVIKDLNQMGYTANVGPECEFFLFHLDENNQPTLHSNDRAGYFDISPADLGSGARRDMCIMLEEMGFEIEASHHEVANAQHEIDFKYADALTTADNIVTFKLVVKTIAQWHGLYATFMPKPKQDIAGSGMHINMSLFKDGQNVFYDQKDSIGLSQIAYSFIAGILERIEPITPITNPLVNSYKRLVSGYEAPVHIAWSCANRSPLIRIPSTRELSTRVELRSPDPSCNPYLALALCIAAGADGIKRGLTPPPPINSNIYAMSKESRMLNNIKTLPVDLEDAINIMEKDQWVKSVLGDHVFYKYIEAKKAEWSEYRTRVTEWEIANYLGRY
- a CDS encoding diaminopimelate epimerase — encoded protein: MRFTKMHGAGNDYIYVDAQKEKITNPSILAQKLSHRHFGIGGDGLVLICPSDKADFRMRMFNSDGSEAEMCGNAIRCVAKYVYDKKMTSKKSIAIETLSGIKNIDLIFDGLGNVTGAAVDMGKPIFDPKLIPVAMDGDKIINMPLEVDGQIYNVTCLSMGNPHCAVFLDDIQSLDLNRLGPKFENHKVFPKRVNTEFIKVIDRDNIELRVFERGAGETLACGTGACAAAVASFLNGYTNDEVNVSLKGGQLKIKYGNTIIMTGNAVTVFEGEIDVWY
- a CDS encoding LL-diaminopimelate aminotransferase; protein product: MFGINGNFLKLANNYLFAIVNNKAKDYEKANPDKKVIRLGIGDAVLPLAPAVVDAMVKASQEMGKAETFRGYPPYQGYDFLLKAIVENDYKARGIDIATDEVFVSDGAKSDCSNILDLFSIDNRIAVQDPVYPVYVDSNVIDGRAGRARPNGSYNKVIYLPCVESNGFMPEFPERQPDIIYLNFPNNPTGAMADFDTLKRWVDYALEIGAIILYDGAYEAFITEDKPRSIYEIPNAKKCAIEFRSFSKTAGFTGVRCAYVVIPKELRASGVSLNELWYRRQATKFNGVSYIVQRAAEAVYSPEGKRQTKENIN